A single Roseinatronobacter monicus DNA region contains:
- a CDS encoding SH3 domain-containing protein, which yields MRLQAFWTVALATLLALAPSVSQAGERGPVTNLPMPRFVSLKASEGNARRGPDQSHRIDWVYQRRDLPLRVTAEYEHWRRVEDSEGMGGWMHYALLSGLRTALVQTDMAQLHQQPNINSAPTALLERGVIARIRECQPDWCRLEIDGARGWSEKRHLWGVEPEDVFD from the coding sequence ATGAGACTACAGGCTTTCTGGACCGTGGCACTTGCCACACTTCTTGCGTTGGCCCCCAGCGTGTCGCAGGCTGGCGAACGCGGGCCGGTGACGAACCTGCCCATGCCGCGATTTGTTTCGCTCAAGGCCTCTGAGGGCAATGCGCGTCGCGGGCCGGATCAATCGCATCGTATCGACTGGGTCTATCAGCGCCGCGACCTTCCGCTGCGCGTGACCGCTGAATACGAACATTGGCGGCGGGTCGAGGATTCCGAAGGTATGGGCGGATGGATGCATTACGCCCTGCTTTCAGGCTTGCGCACTGCCCTTGTGCAAACCGACATGGCGCAGCTTCACCAGCAGCCCAATATAAACAGCGCCCCTACAGCCCTGTTGGAACGTGGGGTGATTGCGCGCATCCGTGAATGTCAGCCCGATTGGTGCAGGCTGGAAATCGACGGTGCGCGCGGCTGGAGCGAGAAGCGCCATCTTTGGGGGGTGGAGCCTGAGGATGTGTTCGACTGA
- a CDS encoding helix-turn-helix domain-containing protein, whose product MPPQKLYAGAKLRETRNQLGLTQKDFSAKLGVSLPYLNQMENNNRPLSTAVVLALAREFGMDVTELSAGDSERLVSDLREAFADPMFGATTPALPDLRLVGANAPGFARAFLDLHRAYRQAQEQLASLDEALGREDTTLRLSPWEEVRDFFHYCDNYIDPVDRAAEHFAQHGRDALSLATEALAKRNIMLRYSSGRTLRHLDHDTKTLEISAKATRATQAFQMLHQVALLTQNDLLEATLDLARFQSDEARSIAKIGLANYFAGAAMMPYRRFQEAASATRHDLEALADQFGASIEQVAHRLSTLQRPGLKGVPFFFVRVDQAGTITKRHSATRLQFARFGGGCPLWNVHRAFETPGRFLRQLAETPDGMRYFCLALAVTKGGGAFHAPVRRYAIGLGCEIDHAGALVYADGMDLGREASFDPIGISCRICERDTCHQRSVPPLERRLRVEPDHRGLLPYRIE is encoded by the coding sequence ATGCCACCACAAAAACTGTATGCCGGAGCGAAACTGCGTGAAACGCGCAACCAGCTGGGGCTGACGCAAAAGGATTTCTCGGCAAAGCTGGGCGTGTCGCTGCCCTATCTGAACCAGATGGAGAATAACAATCGCCCGCTCTCGACTGCTGTGGTTCTGGCACTTGCGCGGGAATTCGGGATGGACGTCACCGAATTGTCGGCAGGCGACAGCGAGCGGCTTGTCTCGGACCTGCGCGAAGCTTTTGCCGATCCGATGTTTGGGGCAACGACCCCTGCCCTGCCCGACCTTCGGCTGGTTGGCGCGAATGCACCCGGATTTGCCCGCGCGTTTCTGGACCTGCACCGCGCCTATCGGCAAGCGCAGGAACAGCTTGCGTCGCTGGACGAGGCATTGGGCCGCGAAGACACCACCCTGCGCCTGTCCCCGTGGGAAGAGGTGCGCGATTTCTTTCACTATTGCGACAACTATATCGACCCGGTCGACCGCGCAGCCGAACATTTTGCGCAACACGGACGCGACGCCCTGTCGCTTGCGACCGAAGCGTTGGCCAAACGCAATATCATGCTGCGCTACAGCTCTGGTCGCACTTTGCGCCATCTGGATCACGACACCAAGACGTTAGAAATTTCGGCCAAGGCCACCCGCGCCACCCAAGCTTTTCAAATGCTGCATCAGGTGGCCTTGCTGACCCAGAATGACTTGCTCGAAGCGACACTGGATCTGGCGCGGTTTCAGTCAGACGAAGCCCGCTCAATCGCCAAGATCGGCCTTGCCAATTACTTCGCAGGCGCGGCCATGATGCCCTATCGCCGCTTCCAAGAGGCCGCGAGTGCAACCCGCCATGATCTGGAAGCGCTCGCCGATCAGTTCGGCGCCTCGATCGAGCAGGTGGCGCATCGGCTGTCAACCCTGCAACGCCCCGGCCTGAAGGGGGTGCCCTTCTTCTTTGTGCGCGTCGATCAGGCGGGCACCATCACCAAACGCCATTCCGCAACCCGCCTGCAATTCGCGCGTTTCGGCGGTGGCTGCCCCTTGTGGAATGTGCACCGCGCATTCGAGACACCGGGTCGCTTTTTGCGGCAACTGGCCGAAACGCCAGACGGAATGCGGTATTTCTGCCTTGCGCTGGCCGTGACGAAGGGGGGCGGTGCCTTTCATGCGCCTGTGCGGCGCTACGCCATTGGTCTTGGCTGCGAGATCGACCATGCGGGCGCGCTGGTCTATGCGGATGGTATGGATCTGGGACGCGAAGCCAGCTTTGACCCGATTGGCATATCCTGTCGCATCTGCGAGCGTGACACCTGCCATCAACGCTCGGTCCCGCCACTGGAGCGCCGTCTCAGGGTAGAGCCTGACCATCGCGGCTTGCTGCCCTACCGGATCGAGTGA
- a CDS encoding multidrug effflux MFS transporter has product MTDRKPRTMLHAAPAVDVRFLDRRTPPHVATLVAQASIAALAMNVFLPSLPSMTEYFGTDYAVMQLSVSLYLLVNAILQVFIGAISDRFGRRPVMLAALIGFILATIGTLFATTATVFLVFRMMQAVVVSAIVLSRASIRDVMDEAQAASRIGYVTMGMAIVPMIAPAIGGVLDEVFGWRGSFGLMLLAGIGVLFLTWRDMGETKQNLGGPIKGLFEGVPELMRARRFWGYCITATLASGAFFAYLGGVPFVGSQVFGLSPSQLGLYFGAPALGYAAGNFLAGRYAARIGINPMILIGCVVGFGGMALLLVLYLAGFLSAPVFFGCFIFTGLGNGMLLPSATSGMMSVRPHLAGTASGIGGAIMIGGGAGLSALAGAILTVESGASPLIWLMVITTALAILPLFYVLHRENQISA; this is encoded by the coding sequence ATGACAGATCGAAAGCCCCGCACCATGCTGCATGCTGCCCCTGCTGTTGACGTCAGGTTTCTGGATCGCCGGACACCGCCGCATGTGGCAACACTGGTGGCGCAAGCTTCGATTGCGGCGCTGGCGATGAATGTGTTTTTGCCATCGCTGCCATCCATGACCGAGTATTTCGGGACGGATTATGCCGTCATGCAGTTGTCGGTATCATTATACTTGCTGGTCAATGCAATCTTGCAGGTCTTTATCGGCGCAATATCCGACCGGTTCGGACGCAGACCTGTCATGCTGGCCGCATTGATTGGCTTTATTCTGGCAACAATCGGCACGTTATTTGCCACGACAGCCACTGTATTTTTAGTGTTTCGGATGATGCAGGCCGTCGTCGTGTCTGCGATTGTGCTGTCACGCGCATCAATCCGGGATGTCATGGATGAAGCGCAGGCCGCATCGCGCATCGGCTATGTCACGATGGGCATGGCGATTGTGCCCATGATCGCCCCGGCCATTGGCGGCGTGCTGGATGAAGTGTTCGGCTGGCGCGGCAGTTTCGGGCTGATGCTGCTGGCGGGGATCGGCGTGCTGTTCCTGACGTGGCGTGACATGGGCGAGACCAAGCAAAATCTGGGCGGGCCGATCAAGGGCCTGTTCGAGGGTGTGCCGGAACTGATGCGCGCACGCAGATTCTGGGGGTATTGCATCACGGCGACGCTCGCATCCGGGGCGTTCTTTGCCTATCTTGGGGGTGTGCCCTTTGTCGGCTCTCAAGTATTTGGTCTGTCACCGTCGCAACTTGGCCTGTATTTCGGCGCGCCCGCCTTGGGCTATGCCGCAGGAAACTTCCTTGCCGGGCGCTATGCCGCGCGGATCGGGATCAATCCGATGATCCTGATTGGCTGCGTGGTCGGGTTTGGCGGCATGGCCTTGTTGCTGGTGCTTTATCTTGCCGGTTTCCTGTCGGCCCCGGTCTTCTTTGGGTGCTTCATTTTCACCGGCCTTGGCAATGGGATGCTGCTGCCTTCGGCAACCTCAGGCATGATGTCGGTGCGCCCGCATCTTGCAGGCACAGCAAGCGGGATCGGGGGCGCAATCATGATTGGTGGCGGCGCAGGGCTATCTGCTTTGGCAGGCGCGATCCTGACAGTTGAAAGCGGTGCATCCCCCTTGATCTGGCTGATGGTCATAACCACAGCGCTGGCAATATTGCCGTTGTTCTATGTGCTGCACCGCGAAAACCAGATTTCAGCTTGA
- a CDS encoding acyl-CoA carboxylase subunit beta, translating to MKDILQQLESQRATARLGGGQRRIDAQHSKGKLTARERIELLLDEGSFEEFDMFVAHRCTDFGMQAERPAGDGVVTGWGTVNGRQVYVFAQDFTVMGGSVSETHGKKICKIMDMAIQNGAPVIGLNDSGGARIQEGVASLAAYGDVFDRNIKASGVVPQISVIMGPCAGGAVYSPAMTDFIFMVKDSSYMFVTGPDVVKTVTNEVVTAEELGGAVTHTRKSSVADAAFENDVEALIEVRRLIDFLPLNNREKPPVRPFFDDPARVESSLDSLIPDNPNSPYDMKELIQKVADEGDFFEIQAEFAKNIITGFIRLEGRTVGVVANQPMVLAGCLDIDSSRKAARFVRFCDAFEIPILTLVDVPGFLPGTGQEYAGVIKHGAKLLYAYGEATVPKVTVITRKAYGGAYVVMASKHMGADFNYAWPTAEIAVMGSKGAVEILYRSELGDPEKTAARINEYEERFANPFVAAEKGFIDEVIMPQSTRKRVARAFAALRNKKLENPWKKHDNIPL from the coding sequence ATGAAGGACATTTTGCAACAACTCGAAAGTCAGCGTGCGACAGCGCGTTTGGGGGGCGGGCAGCGCCGCATCGACGCGCAGCATTCCAAGGGCAAGTTGACCGCGCGCGAGCGTATCGAGCTGTTGCTTGATGAGGGCAGCTTCGAAGAATTTGACATGTTCGTAGCGCATCGCTGCACCGATTTCGGAATGCAGGCGGAACGGCCGGCAGGCGACGGCGTGGTCACTGGCTGGGGCACTGTCAACGGTCGGCAGGTCTATGTGTTCGCGCAGGATTTCACAGTCATGGGCGGCTCTGTCTCCGAGACGCATGGCAAGAAAATCTGCAAGATCATGGATATGGCCATTCAGAATGGTGCGCCCGTGATTGGCCTGAACGACTCTGGCGGGGCGCGCATTCAAGAGGGTGTCGCCAGTCTTGCGGCTTATGGCGATGTGTTTGATCGCAATATCAAGGCGTCGGGCGTGGTGCCGCAGATCAGCGTGATTATGGGCCCATGCGCAGGCGGCGCGGTCTATAGCCCGGCAATGACCGACTTCATCTTCATGGTGAAGGATTCAAGCTATATGTTCGTGACCGGCCCTGATGTGGTCAAGACCGTCACCAATGAAGTTGTCACCGCCGAGGAATTGGGCGGTGCCGTCACCCATACACGCAAATCCTCCGTCGCGGATGCCGCGTTCGAGAATGATGTCGAGGCGCTGATCGAAGTGCGCCGCCTGATCGACTTCTTGCCGTTGAACAACCGCGAAAAGCCGCCCGTGCGGCCCTTCTTTGATGACCCGGCACGGGTCGAGTCAAGCCTTGACAGTCTGATCCCAGACAACCCCAACAGCCCGTATGACATGAAGGAACTGATCCAGAAAGTCGCCGATGAGGGTGACTTTTTCGAGATTCAGGCAGAGTTTGCAAAAAATATCATCACTGGCTTCATTCGTCTGGAAGGGCGGACTGTGGGCGTGGTCGCCAATCAGCCGATGGTTCTGGCGGGGTGTCTGGACATCGATTCCAGCCGCAAAGCCGCGCGCTTCGTGCGCTTTTGCGATGCCTTTGAGATTCCGATCCTGACCCTAGTGGATGTGCCGGGTTTCCTGCCGGGCACTGGGCAGGAATATGCGGGCGTCATCAAGCACGGCGCGAAACTGCTTTACGCCTATGGCGAGGCGACCGTTCCGAAAGTGACTGTAATCACCCGCAAAGCCTATGGCGGTGCCTATGTTGTCATGGCGTCCAAGCATATGGGTGCGGATTTCAACTATGCATGGCCCACAGCCGAGATCGCGGTGATGGGCTCAAAAGGGGCGGTGGAAATCCTGTATCGCTCGGAACTGGGCGACCCTGAAAAAACTGCGGCCCGGATCAACGAATATGAAGAGCGTTTCGCCAACCCGTTTGTGGCTGCCGAAAAGGGATTCATAGACGAGGTGATCATGCCGCAATCCACCCGCAAGCGTGTCGCGCGTGCCTTTGCGGCGCTGCGCAACAAGAAGCTCGAAAACCCATGGAAAAAGCACGATAATATCCCCCTGTAG
- a CDS encoding DUF6497 family protein: protein MRALGPVAVSVSALCWSAIASAQGASLVLPSGVEAEFHDTVWDEDLSAIRLRYVVPQLLEPDALYHGDALRVFEDMQWLCETQVPALFPDEVDAQEEGWNVVVISLMSRPIEFGTRDADTLQLFEWFTLTMDGCELELDEYHE, encoded by the coding sequence ATGAGGGCGCTTGGGCCAGTCGCGGTATCGGTTTCAGCGTTGTGCTGGAGCGCAATCGCGTCTGCACAAGGGGCTTCGCTGGTTCTGCCCTCGGGGGTCGAGGCAGAGTTTCATGATACTGTCTGGGACGAAGACCTGTCCGCGATACGTCTGCGCTATGTCGTCCCGCAACTGTTGGAGCCTGACGCCCTGTATCATGGCGATGCCCTGCGCGTGTTTGAAGACATGCAGTGGCTGTGTGAAACGCAGGTGCCTGCCCTCTTTCCTGACGAGGTCGACGCGCAAGAAGAGGGCTGGAATGTTGTCGTGATTTCGCTGATGAGCAGGCCAATCGAATTTGGCACACGAGATGCCGACACGCTCCAACTGTTTGAATGGTTCACGTTGACGATGGATGGATGCGAACTTGAATTGGATGAATACCATGAATAA
- a CDS encoding acetyl-CoA carboxylase biotin carboxylase subunit — MFRKILIANRGEIACRVIKTARKMGIATVAVYSDADRNALHVRMADEAVHIGPAPANQSYIVIDKIMDAIRQTGAEAVHPGYGFLSENMKFAEALAAEGVAFIGPPASAIEAMGDKITSKKLAAEANVSTVPGYMGLITDAEDAVKISNEVGYPVMIKASAGGGGKGMRIAWNDDEAREGFQSSKNEAASSFGDDRIFIEKFVTQPRHIEIQVLADQHGNTVYLHERECSIQRRNQKVIEEAPSPFLDEETRRAMGEQACALASAVGYTSAGTVEFIVDGDRNFYFLEMNTRLQVEHPVTELITGVDLVEQMIRVAAGEKLPFAQSDLKINGWAMESRLYAEDPYRNFLPSIGRLTRYRPPAEVVEADRAVRNDTGVYEGGEISMYYDPMIAKLCTWAPTRAKAIEEMRLALDEFELEGIGHNLPFLSAVMDHPRFASGEITTAFIAEEYPDGFEGAQLVDDLLHRVAAAACAMNRMAEIRRARISGRMDNHERVVGTDWVITIDGQSLQANIDADREGATVTLAGQSFRITSDWKPGQPLARLMVNGTPLVMKVGKLPGGFRLRLRGADLKVHVFSPRQAELAQLMPEKVPADTSKLLLCPMPGMVVSISVEEGDEVYEGQALATIEAMKMENILRAERKGKVAKINAAAGASLAVDEVIMEFE, encoded by the coding sequence ATGTTCCGCAAGATACTGATCGCAAATCGCGGTGAAATTGCCTGCCGCGTCATCAAGACCGCCCGCAAGATGGGTATTGCGACAGTCGCAGTATATTCCGACGCGGACCGCAACGCGCTGCATGTCCGCATGGCTGATGAAGCCGTGCATATTGGCCCGGCACCTGCGAACCAATCTTATATCGTGATCGACAAGATCATGGACGCAATCCGCCAGACCGGCGCCGAAGCCGTTCATCCGGGCTATGGGTTCTTGTCCGAGAACATGAAATTTGCCGAAGCTTTGGCCGCCGAGGGCGTTGCCTTCATCGGCCCGCCTGCCAGCGCGATTGAGGCGATGGGCGACAAGATCACCTCCAAGAAATTGGCAGCCGAAGCGAATGTCAGCACGGTGCCCGGCTATATGGGCCTGATCACCGATGCCGAAGACGCGGTGAAGATCAGCAATGAGGTTGGCTATCCGGTCATGATCAAGGCCAGCGCCGGGGGCGGTGGCAAGGGTATGCGGATCGCTTGGAATGATGATGAGGCGCGCGAGGGGTTTCAGTCTTCCAAGAATGAAGCGGCCAGCAGCTTTGGCGATGACCGCATTTTCATTGAAAAATTCGTGACCCAGCCGCGCCATATCGAGATACAGGTTCTCGCAGACCAACACGGCAACACTGTTTATCTGCACGAGCGTGAATGTTCGATCCAGCGCCGCAACCAGAAAGTCATCGAAGAAGCACCGTCCCCGTTTCTGGACGAAGAAACCCGCCGCGCGATGGGCGAGCAGGCTTGCGCGCTGGCCTCTGCTGTCGGCTACACCTCTGCGGGCACCGTGGAATTTATCGTCGATGGTGACCGTAATTTCTACTTTCTCGAAATGAACACCCGCCTTCAGGTCGAACACCCAGTGACCGAGTTGATTACCGGGGTTGATCTGGTGGAACAGATGATCCGGGTTGCGGCGGGCGAAAAGCTGCCTTTTGCGCAATCGGATCTGAAGATTAACGGCTGGGCTATGGAGTCGCGTCTCTATGCCGAAGACCCGTATCGCAACTTTCTGCCCTCGATCGGGCGTCTGACGCGGTATCGCCCGCCTGCGGAAGTGGTGGAAGCGGACCGCGCTGTGCGCAATGACACAGGCGTCTATGAGGGGGGCGAGATATCGATGTATTACGACCCGATGATCGCCAAGCTGTGCACATGGGCCCCCACACGCGCCAAGGCCATTGAGGAAATGCGTCTGGCGCTGGATGAGTTTGAGTTGGAAGGGATCGGTCACAATCTGCCCTTCCTGTCTGCGGTCATGGATCACCCCCGCTTTGCCTCGGGCGAGATCACGACCGCCTTTATCGCCGAAGAATACCCCGACGGGTTCGAGGGTGCGCAACTGGTCGATGATCTGTTGCACCGCGTGGCCGCGGCGGCCTGCGCCATGAACCGTATGGCGGAAATCCGGCGCGCGCGCATTTCCGGGCGTATGGACAACCATGAACGGGTCGTTGGTACGGATTGGGTGATCACGATTGATGGCCAAAGCTTGCAGGCCAATATCGATGCAGACCGCGAAGGGGCCACCGTGACATTGGCGGGGCAATCGTTCCGCATCACCTCCGACTGGAAGCCCGGCCAGCCGCTTGCACGCCTGATGGTCAACGGCACACCGCTGGTCATGAAGGTCGGCAAATTGCCCGGTGGTTTCAGGCTGCGCCTGCGCGGCGCGGACCTGAAGGTTCATGTCTTTTCACCGCGTCAGGCAGAGCTTGCACAACTGATGCCCGAAAAAGTGCCTGCTGATACCTCGAAACTTCTGCTCTGCCCGATGCCGGGTATGGTCGTCTCGATTTCGGTCGAGGAAGGGGACGAGGTGTATGAAGGTCAGGCGCTGGCCACAATCGAAGCGATGAAAATGGAAAACATCTTGCGCGCTGAACGCAAGGGCAAGGTCGCCAAGATTAATGCGGCGGCGGGGGCCTCGCTCGCGGTTGATGAAGTGATCATGGAGTTTGAATGA
- a CDS encoding DUF4174 domain-containing protein yields MKPLFTIVFSLLFPIALGATEATDDVTSTPGTETAAQAETATDAEEEIANPDETLLFLDAREIDVRDFIWERRIIVVMAETLDDPQFNRQLDALRDRADEFFARDAVVIFDTHPEDRSALRQVLRPRAFMTAIIDKDGEVKARRPAVRSGRELMAVIDRFPTRRQEMLERSPAGR; encoded by the coding sequence ATGAAACCGCTCTTTACGATTGTTTTCTCACTTCTTTTTCCAATCGCCCTTGGGGCGACGGAAGCCACGGATGATGTGACATCCACGCCGGGCACCGAGACGGCCGCCCAGGCTGAAACCGCAACCGACGCTGAAGAGGAGATTGCCAACCCTGACGAAACACTACTGTTTCTGGATGCACGGGAAATAGACGTGCGCGATTTCATCTGGGAACGGCGCATCATCGTCGTGATGGCCGAGACGCTGGACGATCCGCAATTCAACCGCCAGCTGGACGCCCTGCGCGACAGGGCCGATGAATTTTTCGCCCGCGATGCCGTGGTCATCTTCGACACCCATCCCGAAGATCGCAGCGCCTTGCGGCAGGTCTTGCGGCCACGCGCCTTTATGACTGCGATCATCGACAAAGACGGAGAGGTCAAGGCACGGCGACCAGCGGTCCGGTCCGGGCGTGAGTTGATGGCAGTGATCGACCGCTTTCCAACGCGCCGACAAGAAATGCTGGAACGTAGCCCGGCAGGTCGCTGA
- the scpA gene encoding methylmalonyl-CoA mutase, whose product MSDPKLRWSQIAAKELKSRPLESLTWDTLEGIKVQPLYTQADVEGLSHLDSIPGDAPYTRGVRATMYTGRPWTIRQYAGFSTAEESNNFYRKALAAGQQGVSVAFDLATHRGYDSDHPRVEGDVGKAGVAIDSVEDMKILFDGIPLEKVSVSMTMNGAVIPILANFIVTGEEQGVDRKLLSGTIQNDILKEFMVRNTYVYPPEPSMRIIADIIEYTSAEMPKFNSISISGYHMQEAGANLVQELAFTLADGREYVRAAIHRGMDVDHFAGRLSFFFAIGMNFFMEIAKLRAARLLWSRVMEEFDPKDPKSSMLRTHCQTSGVSLQEQDPYNNVIRTAYEAMSAVLGGTQSLHTNALDEAIALPTEFSARIARNTQLVLQEETGVTRVVDPLAGSYYIEKLTHDLAEAAWTLMQEVEELGGMTKAVASGMPKLRIEETAARRQAMIDRGEEVIVGVNKYRKETEDPIDFRDIDNAKVRDSQIARLERIRATRDQAACDAALEEVTRRATEGGNLLDAAVDAARARASVGEISMAMEKVFGRHRAEVKTLAGVYGAAYEGDVGFAAIQADVEAFAEVEGRRPRMLVVKMGQDGHDRGAKVIATAFADIGFDVDVGPLFQTPDEAAQDAIDNDVHIIGISSQAAGHKTLAPQLVKALNKAGAGDILVICGGVIPQQDYKFLYDAGVKAIFGPGTNIPDAAKKILDLVRSARGL is encoded by the coding sequence ATGAGCGATCCGAAACTTCGCTGGTCGCAAATCGCGGCAAAAGAGTTGAAATCCCGCCCGCTTGAAAGCCTGACTTGGGACACGCTGGAAGGGATCAAGGTTCAGCCACTGTACACGCAGGCTGATGTCGAAGGGCTGTCGCATCTGGACAGTATTCCGGGGGATGCGCCCTATACACGCGGCGTGCGCGCGACAATGTATACCGGCCGTCCTTGGACGATCCGGCAATATGCGGGCTTCTCCACCGCCGAGGAATCGAACAACTTTTACCGCAAGGCCTTGGCGGCAGGTCAGCAGGGCGTCTCTGTCGCCTTCGATCTGGCCACCCATCGTGGTTATGACAGCGATCATCCGCGCGTTGAGGGGGATGTGGGCAAGGCTGGCGTTGCGATTGACTCGGTCGAGGATATGAAAATCCTCTTCGACGGCATACCGCTGGAAAAGGTCAGCGTGTCGATGACGATGAACGGCGCAGTGATCCCGATCCTTGCGAATTTCATCGTGACGGGGGAAGAGCAGGGCGTGGACCGCAAATTGCTTTCCGGCACCATTCAGAACGATATTCTGAAAGAGTTCATGGTGCGCAACACCTATGTCTATCCGCCCGAACCCAGCATGCGCATCATTGCCGATATCATCGAGTATACCAGCGCCGAGATGCCGAAGTTCAACTCTATTTCGATTTCCGGCTATCATATGCAGGAAGCGGGCGCCAATCTGGTGCAGGAGCTGGCCTTCACATTGGCCGACGGGCGCGAATATGTGCGTGCGGCGATCCATCGCGGTATGGATGTGGACCATTTCGCTGGGCGGCTTTCGTTCTTCTTTGCGATTGGTATGAATTTCTTTATGGAAATCGCCAAGCTGCGCGCCGCAAGGTTGCTGTGGTCGCGCGTGATGGAAGAGTTTGACCCCAAAGACCCGAAATCCAGCATGTTGCGCACCCATTGCCAGACATCTGGCGTCAGTTTGCAGGAACAAGACCCCTATAACAACGTGATCCGCACCGCGTATGAGGCCATGTCGGCGGTCTTGGGCGGCACCCAGTCGCTGCACACGAATGCGCTGGACGAAGCGATTGCCCTGCCTACCGAATTCAGCGCCCGCATCGCGCGCAACACGCAGTTGGTCTTGCAGGAAGAAACCGGCGTCACACGCGTCGTCGATCCATTGGCGGGCAGCTACTACATCGAAAAGCTGACCCATGATCTGGCCGAGGCCGCATGGACCCTGATGCAAGAGGTTGAAGAATTGGGCGGCATGACCAAGGCGGTTGCGTCCGGCATGCCGAAACTGCGCATTGAAGAAACCGCAGCGCGCCGTCAAGCTATGATCGACCGGGGTGAAGAGGTGATAGTCGGGGTCAATAAATACCGCAAGGAAACCGAAGACCCCATTGATTTCCGCGATATCGACAATGCCAAAGTACGTGACAGCCAGATCGCACGGCTGGAGCGTATTCGCGCAACCCGCGATCAGGCCGCGTGTGATGCTGCCCTTGAAGAAGTCACGCGCCGCGCCACTGAGGGTGGCAATCTTTTAGACGCTGCTGTTGATGCCGCGCGCGCGCGTGCCTCAGTTGGAGAGATCAGCATGGCAATGGAAAAAGTATTCGGTCGCCACCGCGCCGAGGTCAAAACCTTGGCAGGCGTCTATGGTGCCGCCTATGAGGGTGATGTTGGCTTTGCTGCGATCCAAGCCGATGTCGAGGCCTTTGCCGAGGTGGAAGGGCGGCGTCCGCGTATGCTGGTCGTGAAAATGGGTCAGGACGGGCATGATCGCGGGGCCAAAGTTATTGCGACCGCCTTTGCCGATATCGGATTTGATGTCGATGTCGGGCCGCTGTTCCAGACCCCGGACGAGGCCGCGCAGGATGCCATCGACAATGATGTCCATATCATCGGCATTTCCAGTCAGGCGGCGGGTCACAAGACGTTGGCACCGCAACTGGTGAAAGCCCTGAACAAGGCGGGGGCAGGCGATATTCTGGTTATCTGTGGGGGCGTCATTCCGCAGCAGGATTACAAGTTCCTCTATGATGCGGGGGTAAAGGCGATCTTTGGGCCGGGCACGAACATTCCCGATGCCGCGAAAAAGATCCTTGATCTTGTGCGCTCTGCGCGCGGGTTGTGA
- a CDS encoding DoxX family protein, producing MTNTSFLLIARIFLGLLFLVAGLGKLGDVAGFGGYMATGGIPAILAWPVVLFEIIAGLALIIGVQTRITALALAAFCVLSGLLYHFDPADQMQMTQLLKNLGLAGGYMALWVAGAGAWSVDAKLGRTVAA from the coding sequence ATGACCAATACTTCTTTCCTACTCATCGCACGCATTTTTCTGGGCCTGCTGTTTCTTGTGGCCGGGCTTGGCAAGCTTGGCGATGTCGCAGGCTTTGGCGGCTATATGGCAACGGGCGGCATTCCGGCAATTCTGGCATGGCCCGTTGTACTGTTTGAAATAATCGCGGGTCTGGCCCTGATTATTGGGGTTCAGACGCGTATCACGGCATTGGCGCTGGCGGCGTTCTGTGTGCTGTCGGGGCTGCTCTATCACTTCGATCCAGCCGACCAGATGCAGATGACACAGCTTCTAAAGAATCTGGGCCTTGCAGGCGGGTATATGGCGCTATGGGTCGCAGGTGCGGGCGCATGGTCGGTTGACGCGAAACTGGGCCGCACGGTCGCTGCTTAA
- a CDS encoding DNA polymerase III subunit chi yields the protein MGKAMFYHVTRNPLEVTVANLLTRAVGQGMRVAVRARDQARLEWLDAHLWLGDKASFLPHGLAGGAHDADQPILLTTQTTSPNNAQIVMTIDAAEAHPEEVEHLERLWILFDGNDPAAVAHARGQWKAITAAGVIAEYWSEDSGRWEKKAQSGGEG from the coding sequence ATGGGCAAAGCCATGTTCTATCACGTGACCCGCAACCCGCTGGAGGTGACAGTCGCCAACCTGCTGACCCGCGCGGTTGGTCAGGGTATGCGGGTTGCGGTGCGCGCCCGCGATCAGGCGCGGCTGGAATGGCTGGACGCGCATTTGTGGCTTGGGGACAAGGCAAGCTTTCTGCCGCACGGACTGGCGGGGGGTGCGCATGATGCAGATCAGCCGATCTTGCTGACCACGCAGACCACCAGCCCGAACAATGCGCAGATCGTCATGACGATTGACGCCGCCGAGGCGCATCCTGAAGAGGTTGAACATCTGGAGCGGTTGTGGATTCTGTTCGATGGCAATGACCCTGCCGCTGTCGCCCATGCGCGCGGACAATGGAAGGCGATAACCGCCGCTGGTGTCATCGCCGAATATTGGTCCGAAGACAGTGGCCGCTGGGAGAAGAAGGCACAATCGGGTGGCGAAGGCTAA